GCAATATTACAGTTATGTTCTTATTTAAGTCCATAACTAGTATGACTAAAATAGATGACATTTACTGAATACTTGTTTACATATAATAAACTATcacaagaaaattttttaaaaaatcatttaattttaaccATGAAATACGAACTAGCTTTATTCAGTTAAGGAAACAGAACTGCTAAATTTTGGATCTAAGTTTTAAACCTAGGTAAACTAGCTCTAGATCCCACAATTCATGCTTCACAATTTTACGAAAAGCTTCCTTTACCTCCCAGTGTACTTAACATATTTCAGGTTTCCTCCCTCTTCAATAGAGAGTATaacctataattttctctttaaattattttggagATGTATATGATCTATTGTCACACCGACTTAATAGTCTTATAAATGAGATAAATGTCAGGTTCACGTGATCAATATTTATGAATTATGTCTTTAGTGCctaatttttcattcaaaaaaagacagataaactATACTGTAATTTGTTTCCTTGCACCATCTAGTGGATTTAAATGACAAGTGCGGCAGTACTATAAACGACTGTAAGCCAATAATATGTCAAAATTTCAAACGTATACGGAGAACTATTCCGAAAACTGTATTTTAGATCATACCACAAATGTACACATTAGTTGTCTTTTTCAAAGGAGACTCAGTTAAGCTCGGATGCTGACTCCAACAGCGAGTgtttaaatctacaaataaaaaaacataaaatagcatCCCTATATTTTTACAATTGGAGATAATCAAAGTCTGACACGCTTTAGTTTTTCCCACCCATTTCCCCAACTCCAAGGCTTCTCAAGCAATTGCGCATTAAGGAGAAGCCCCGCGAGTCTGCGCGGAGCCAGTGCGCAGGCGCGCTGAGGAGCGGAAGTGGGGAGGCGGGGCTAAGCCCGGAGCAGCGAGCGGAAGAGGTCTGGGGCGGTGGGTGAGGCTCCGAGACCGTTTGGCGGTGGTGAGTCCCGGGCCAGCCCGAGCTCCAAGTCCCAGAGTCGAGGAGACGCCGAAAGCAGCGGAAGAACTTGAGGTCAGAGCAGTCGCCGCTGGCTGCTGCTGCCCTGCCTCTGCCGCCGCAGAAGCCTCCGCCCTCGCCGCCGAAGACGCGGCCCTGACAGGCCTGTAGGCCTAGGCGCGGCCCGCTGAGCAGACGTGTTGCCGCCGGTGCAGCTGTGAGTAATCCGAGCGTCCTCTGCACGGTCGTTTACAGATTAAAATGGAGGAAATTTCGTTGGCTAACCTGGATACTAACAAGCTAGAGGCCATCGCTCAGGAGATATACGTAGACCTGATAGAGGATTCTTGTTTGGGCTTCTGCTTTGAGGTGCACCGGGCAGTCAAGTGTGGCTACTTCTACCTGGAATTCGCAGAGACTGGTAATGTGAAAGATTTTGGCATTCAGCCAGTGGAAGATAAAGGAGCATGTCGCCTCCCGCTTTGCTCCCTTCCTGGAGAATCTGGAAATGGGCCtgatcagcagctgcagcgctcACCTCCGGAATTCCAGTAGCTGCAAGATGAGCGTCTGAGGGTGACCAGGACTATAACATAGACCAGTCCTGTGGTTTGGAGAAGTTAGGTAgctaagtagaagaaaaaaaaaaaaaaatcggacaAAAGTCCCAATTCCCATTGAAGATCCTAGCCTTTAAAAACCCGAAGTGGAGAATTTAGGAATTCGGATCCTTTTTTGTGTATTAACTTGGATCAGCTTTGAAACCCTGGATAGGAGGACCTGTGCTGTGTATCCTGCACACCATGCAGTGCTTGATTTCTAAACACACAAGAAAGTGCACAAGAACCCTGTACTATCCCCAGTGCACAGGTGAGCAGCTGTGTGCTCAGTATATAAAGTTCTTTGGTTCCTCAGCCTTTCTGCCTGTCTGATGTCAAGGGCTTTCTGGACAACTGACAGTTTGGACATAAGTGATGGTCAGGCCTTAAtcattgggccacagtgggacTGCACCTCTGATCTCTGAGCCTCTGA
Above is a genomic segment from Phacochoerus africanus isolate WHEZ1 chromosome 7, ROS_Pafr_v1, whole genome shotgun sequence containing:
- the ATXN7L3B gene encoding ataxin-7-like protein 3B; this translates as MEEISLANLDTNKLEAIAQEIYVDLIEDSCLGFCFEVHRAVKCGYFYLEFAETGNVKDFGIQPVEDKGACRLPLCSLPGESGNGPDQQLQRSPPEFQ